GCCATCAATAGCAAGGATCGACGAGTCATCAAAACCTGGTCCAGGCGATCCATGATCATACCCGAGATGGTAGGCCTGACATTTGCAGTTCACAATGGACGAAAATTCGTGCCCGTTTTTGTCACAGAAAACATGATTGGTCACAAGCTCGGCGAGTTTTCACCAACACGGACCTTTACTGCCCACGCTGGAGACAAAAAAACCAAGATTGAGAAAAGGAAATAGGCGAGGCGAGAGGCACATGGAATCCCGAGCAATTGCTAAATATGTCAGGATGTCTCCACAAAAGGCGAGACTTGTCGCTGATCTCATTCGGGGAAAAC
This portion of the Deltaproteobacteria bacterium genome encodes:
- the rpsS gene encoding 30S ribosomal protein S19 — translated: MPRSIKKGPFIDSHLRKKVQEAINSKDRRVIKTWSRRSMIIPEMVGLTFAVHNGRKFVPVFVTENMIGHKLGEFSPTRTFTAHAGDKKTKIEKRK